From a region of the Zingiber officinale cultivar Zhangliang chromosome 4B, Zo_v1.1, whole genome shotgun sequence genome:
- the LOC121974947 gene encoding uncharacterized protein LOC121974947 isoform X1, with protein sequence MLIEQLVVNLSIGSHCKDFDTRRVSRSWIGHFLLEVVDKVHFPYDDLLLADYYRGVEVQRLLSTSLLHILRMNYTNFIDLSCDEESEQTYFEDVKPIFPLQISSGKSGCSTVNDQSLHRGVSLKQELEESRSSTSGSSITDQGGPSANMISLNFASPSSPVPLCRQFWKSGDYEVGQAISSTSESNLLPIMVCDLKIALQGFL encoded by the exons ATGCTGATTGAACAATTGGTAGTAAATCTCTCTATTGGCAGCCACTGTAAG gattttgacacgagacgagtatctcggagttggattggacatttcttattggag GTGGTTGACAAGGTCCATTTCCCTTATGATGACTTGCTTCTAGCTGACTATTATCGTGGGGTGGAGGTCCAGAGGCTTCTTTCCACTTCTCTCTTGCACA TCCTCAGGATGAACTATACAAACTTCATTGACTTGTCCTGTGATGAAGAATCTGAGCAAACATATTTTGAAGATGTTAAACCTATTTTTCCTTTACAAATTAGTTCTGGTAAAAGTGGATGTTCCACAGTAAATGATCAGTCACTTCATAGAGGTGTCTCTTTAAAGCAAGAACTTGAGGAAAGCAGAAGTTCTACTAGTGGTTCCAGCATAACAGATCAAGGGGGTCCTTCAGCTAATATGATTTCTCTGAACTTTGCCTCACCATCTTCTCCTGTTCCTCTATGTCGACAATTCTGGAAATCTGGAGACTATGAAGTTGGACAAGCTATTTCTTCCACATCTGAAAGTAATCTTTTACCTATTAtggtttgtgatttaaaaattgCTCTCCAAGGATTCTTGTGA
- the LOC121974947 gene encoding uncharacterized protein LOC121974947 isoform X2 — protein sequence MLIEQLVVNLSIGSHCKVVDKVHFPYDDLLLADYYRGVEVQRLLSTSLLHILRMNYTNFIDLSCDEESEQTYFEDVKPIFPLQISSGKSGCSTVNDQSLHRGVSLKQELEESRSSTSGSSITDQGGPSANMISLNFASPSSPVPLCRQFWKSGDYEVGQAISSTSESNLLPIMVCDLKIALQGFL from the exons ATGCTGATTGAACAATTGGTAGTAAATCTCTCTATTGGCAGCCACTGTAAG GTGGTTGACAAGGTCCATTTCCCTTATGATGACTTGCTTCTAGCTGACTATTATCGTGGGGTGGAGGTCCAGAGGCTTCTTTCCACTTCTCTCTTGCACA TCCTCAGGATGAACTATACAAACTTCATTGACTTGTCCTGTGATGAAGAATCTGAGCAAACATATTTTGAAGATGTTAAACCTATTTTTCCTTTACAAATTAGTTCTGGTAAAAGTGGATGTTCCACAGTAAATGATCAGTCACTTCATAGAGGTGTCTCTTTAAAGCAAGAACTTGAGGAAAGCAGAAGTTCTACTAGTGGTTCCAGCATAACAGATCAAGGGGGTCCTTCAGCTAATATGATTTCTCTGAACTTTGCCTCACCATCTTCTCCTGTTCCTCTATGTCGACAATTCTGGAAATCTGGAGACTATGAAGTTGGACAAGCTATTTCTTCCACATCTGAAAGTAATCTTTTACCTATTAtggtttgtgatttaaaaattgCTCTCCAAGGATTCTTGTGA